The genomic window AAGGACTCACGCCAGCGCAAACCCTGCACTGCTTTGGCGACTACTACCGCAAAGACGTGCTCGAACACCCCGAAGCCACCGACCACCAGAACATCCGAAACTTCATGAACACTGGCTGGAAAGGTGTGGAGTTTATGGGCGAGACACTGAAGAAAAAGTAAACCGGGAAGCGATGAGTGATTTAGTAGCAACTTCCGCTTCCGACCCAAAGCAGACGTGATCGAGTACATAAAACGCAGGACACTCTCTGGGGTTAGGCTTCATGCGATTTCCTGTAGATGAAACATGCAGCCCACACTCCAACAAGTCCACCGGATCCCACGCTGACAAGCTGAAGATGCATCCATAGCGCATGCCCGATGCCGAGTAGCGAGAATATCAAGCCTGAGAGGCCCGTGAAAAGAAATGTCCCCGTACAAACCTTCAATAATCCAAGGGGAATCCAGGGATTGAGCCCCATACCAATGCAACGTACATCACTAGGTGGCGGCACCCATGTCATGAGATTTAATGTACCCAGCGAGACCCCGACCGCCATTAGTGGGAACGCAATTAAGACGTCTTCAATCGTACCTATTTCTTCAGGTGCATTGATTGATATCACCAGTCCCCAATTGATACAGATGAATAGCCATATAACACGCATATTTTATGGCCTACCTGAAATTGATGGCCGCAACGCTTGCGGCGAGCTTATCAGATTCATTATGTTCATAAGGTGAAGAAAGAGAAACGTCCGCTTATGGCACAAAGCAGTCATAACAAATTTCTTGTTCTAATGTCTGCGCTCTCGGGAGCAGCGGGTTGGCAAGCACCCACGGGCTATTTCGGTTTCCGCTGCTCCGCCCGCAATCGCGGAGCGAGTCTTTCGTCGCCGCTATCCGCATCCACCGCGTTGCCCTCGCTGTCTTGTAGTGGCTGTTCGTAGTCGTTCCAGCCGCGCACGCCGGTTTTCAGCGACACTACGTTGACGTAGCCCATGCGTTGCAAGGTGTCGGCGGCGAGTACTGAGCGTTTGCCGGAGCGGCAGATGACGACGATCTCTTGCTCGCGTCCGGCGGCCAACTCCGGTACGGTTTCGTCATAATCCCATTCGCAGGATTGTTCCAATATGCCACGCGGGACGTTGATGGAGTTGGGGATGTGCAGCGAGGCGAATTCCGAGGGTTCGCGCACGTCTAGCAGGATGGGGCGATCACCCGCCGCTAACATTCGGCTCAAATCCCACGGCATGATCTCGCGGACGCGCTGCAAGGCCTCCGCCACGATTCCATCGTATCCAACCATTTACGCGCTCACTTAGACTTGCATATTCATGATGTCATTGTAAGCGGCAACGACCTTGTTGCGCACTTGAACGGTCGTTTGAAACGCGACGCTGGCTTTTTGCATGGCGATCATGGTGTCGCTCAGGCTGACTTTGTCGTCGCCCAGCACAAATGCCTTCTGCATATCTTCGGAAACGTGCTGTCTGCTCGATACGCCATCCAGTTGTGCTTTGAGCGCGCTGGCGAAATTCACCTGCCCTGCGCCGCCGACACTTTGCGATGAGCCCACGCCGTTCTGCGACTGAGCCATGATGGTGCGCATCTGCGCCAGTAAATTATCCACACCTGAGACATTCATGATGCACCTCCATTTCTGATGGACGCACGATAGCAAGGACGATTCAATCGGCATTAAGCGAAAAGCCTGCGAATTCCACCGCTATTCCCATGAATGCAGTTGCGCTGTCTGAGGATAATGCGCAACAGGGAAATCAGGTTTGACTCACACCATGGCGGATACAGACAACAACACAGCAACGCCCGGCTCGCCACTCACACAGGCGCTAGGCAGACTCTCCGGCTCACAAAAGATCGGACTGATGGTCGCCATCGCGGCCATCATCGCCATCGTCGCCGGCTCGGTAATGTGGGGGCAAACACCGGAATATCGCGTGCTCTACAGCAATCTATCCGACCGTGACGGCGGTGCCATCATCGAATCGTTGCAACAGATGAATGTGCCATACAAGTTCACCGAAGGCGGCGGTGCGGTGCTGGTTCCCGCCAACATGGTGCATGAGGCTCGCCTGAAACTGGCCTCGCAAGGCTTGCCCAAGGGCGGCAATGTCGGCTTTGAGCTGATGGAAAACCAGAAGTTCGGCACTAGCCAATTCCTCGAACAAGTGAATTACCAGCGCGCGTTAGAAGGCGAACTTGCGCGCTCGGTGCAGACATTAGCCTCGGTGCAAAGCGCCCGCGTGCATCTGGCCATTCCCAAGCCCACCGTGTTCGTCAAAGATCAACAGAAGCCTAGCGCCTCGGTGATCCTTTCCTTGAATGCTGGTCGCGCGCTGGATGCGGGACAAGTCAGCGCGATCGTCCATCTGATTTCCAGCAGCGTGCCAGAGATGTCGGCCAAGAGCGTCACGCTGGTAGATCAGAACGGCACCCTGCTCTCGGCCATGCGCGAAAGCGGCACCGAAGTGCTGGATGCCAGTCAGCTCAAGTATCTGCGCCAGATCGAGCAGGATTACGTGAAGCGTATTCAGGACATCATCATCCCGCTGGTCGGCGCGAACAATGTACGCGCCCAAGTCACCGCCGATCTGGATTTCTCGCAGTCTGAACAGACCGCCGAGAGCTACGGCCCGAATCAGCCGCCGAATCAGGCCGCAGTACGCAGCCAACAATCCACCGAGTCGGTCAATACCAGCGGCGGCCCTTCCGGCGTGCCGGGTGCGCTATCCAATCAGCCGCCCGTGCCGGCTACGGCTCCCATCGTCAATCCAGCGAGTGCTGTGGCTGGGAATTCCGCCACCAATAATACGCACAAGGAAGCAACGACCAACTTCGAGGTTGATCGCACGATACGCCACACCAAGCTGCCCGTCGGCGCGATCAAGCGCATCTCGGTGGCCGTGGTCGTCAACCATCGTACGGTGACCGACAAGAAGGGCAATCCTTCCACTCAACCGTTAAGCGACGAAGAGAAAGCGCAGATCACCGCCTTGGTGAAAGAAGCGATGGGCTATGACGCGAAGCGCGGCGACAGCTTGGAAGTCATCAACAGTGCCTTCAACGACGACAAAGAGGTCTTGCCTGATGTGCCGTTCTGGAAGCAACCCGGCATGCTGGACTTGGCGAAAGAGTTGCTGAAATATCTGCTGATCGCCGGTGTGATGCTGGCACTGATCTTCATGGTGATCCGACCTGCCTTCAAGAATCTTGCGCCTCCTCCTCCGCCCGAGCCTGCTGAGGGTGATGAAGAAGGTGAAGGCGGCACAGGTGAAGGCAACGCTGGCGAAGAGGGCCAAGGCGGTCATGGTGGGCATGGAGCCACTGGCGGTGAAGGTGGTTCCGGCGAAGCAGGATTCAGTCGCGGCACACCGTCCTATGAAAACCAGATTCAAGCAGTCAAACAACTCGCACAACAAGACCCGAAGATTGTAGCTACCGTGGTCAAGGAATGGGTGAACGGCAATGAGTAACGATGGAGCAACCAAGAGCGCCATCCTGCTAATGACGATGGGCGAAACCGAGGCCGCCGAGGTGCTGAAATTCCTCGGCCCCAAGGAAGTGCAAAAGATCAGCGCCGAGATGGTCAATCTGAAGAATCTGACGCACGAGCAGATCGCTGCCGTGTACGAAGAGTTCATGACTATCGCAGCGACCAAGACCACCATCGGCATGGACTCCAACGACTATATCCGCAGCATGTTAGTCAAGGCATTGGGCGATGAGAAGGCCGCCGGCATTCTGGATCGCATCATGCAAAACAGCGATACCGCCGGCATTGAAAGCCTGAAGTGGATGGATGCTCCGTCCATCGTCGAGCTAATCGGCAACGAGCATCCGCAGATCATCGCCACGATTCTGGTCCACCTAGAGCCCGATCAGGCCTCCTCGGTACTCGCGCTACTGACCGAGCGAACTCGCGGCGATGTGATGCTGCGTATCGCCACCCTAGATGGCGTGCAACCGGCCGCACTGCGCGAATTGAACGATGTGTTGTCTAAGCTGATGACCACCGGCGGCGCGGGCAAGAAGAGCATCAAGGGTGGCGTTCGCACCGCCGCAGAGATCCTCAATTACCTGGGTGCCACGCTGGAAGGACAGGTGCTCGACACCGTGCGCGGTCACGACCCCGACTTGGCGCAAAAGATCCAAGACGAAATGTTCGTGTTCGAGAATCTGCTGGAAGTGGACGATCGCGGCATCCAGCTCATCCTGCGCGAAGTGCAGTCCGAGACCCTGATTGTTGCACTCAAGGGCGCCAGCGAAGAGATGCGCACCAAGATCTTCAAGAATATGTCCTCTCGCGCCGCCGAGATGATGAAGGAAGACCTAGAATCCAAGGGGCCGGTCAAACTCAGCGAAGTGGAAGCCAACCAGAAGGAAATCCTCAAGATCGTACGACGCCTGTCCGAGGAAGGTCAGATCGCACTAGGCGGCAAGGGAGACGAGGCTTATGTCTAATGAGCGCCTCACTGCTTGGCAACGCTGGGAACTGCCATCGTTCGACGTGCCCAAACCGGTGGTCGAACCTGACTCGGTTCCCGTCGTCCTGCCCACAGCCTCAGAGCTAGAGGATATCCATCAGCAATCGCGCAATGAAGGCTATCAAGCCGGACATGCCGAGGGCTATCAGGCCGGACATGCGGAAGGTCTGCAACGCGCGGCCGAAGATGCCGAGAAGTTGGGCAATTTGATGACTACGCTCGAAATCTCGCTGCGCGAGGCCGATCAGGCTCTGGCACAAGAAGTGCTCGACCTCGCATTGGAAGTGGCTCGTCAGATGCTGCATCAAGCACTTACCGTGCAGCCCGAATTGATCCTCGGCGTGATCCGTGAGGCGATCAACACCCTTCCCCATTTCGGCCAAACAGCCCATTTAGTGCTCTGCCCAGCCGATGCAGAACTGGTGCGCACCCAAATGGGCGACCAACTCTCACATCTGGGCTGGAAGATCACTGAAGACACCCGCATTGAGCGCGGCAGTTGCCGCGTAGATACCGCCCAGAGCCAGATCGACGCCGGACTGGATACTCGCTGGCGGCGCATCGTCTCTTCTTTGGGGAGTGACTCGACATGGCTGGAAACGTAAGTCCTCATACCCGTCACTGGCTCAATTGCCTGCAAGACAGCCGCGAGGTGGTAACGCAGTGCAAGCCATTACAGCTCAGTGGCCGCTTGACCAAAGTCACCGGCATGGTGATGGAAGCCGTCGGCTTGCGGATGCCGGTAGGAAGCACCTGCGCTATCGAGCTGCCCAGCAACCGCATCGAAGCAGAGGTGGTTGGCTTCTCTGGCGACCGCTTGTTCCTGATGCCCGAGAACGATGTTCAAGGCTTGGTTCCTGGTGCGCGTGTCGTTCCCATCGAACCTTCGGCCATCATCACTTACGCGATCAAACGTCCCAAGCTTCGTCGTCGCGCCTCCGACCTCGCCCGCCACTTACCCGTGGGTAAGATGCTGTTGGGGCGAGTGGTCGATGGCGCGGGTCGTCCACTCGATTCACTCGGTCCACTGCTCGAAGAGGAAAGTGCCGCACTGCAAAGCCGCCCGATCAATCCGCTGGATCGGGCGCCGATCAAGGATGCTCTGGATGTCGGTGTACGCGCCATCAACAGCCTGCTCACTGTCGGTCGCGGCCAACGGATGGGTTTATTCGCTGGTTCAGGCGTAGGTAAAAGCGTGTTGCTCGGCATGATGGCGCGCTATACCAGCGCCGACGTGATCGTGGTCGGGCTGATCGGTGAACGCGGTCGCGAAGTCAAAGAGTTCATCACCGACATTCTGGGCAAGGAAGGTCTTAAGCGCTCGGTGGTCGTCGCTGCCCCTGCCGACACCAGCCCGCTGTTACGGATGCAAGGGGCGGCCTACGCCACCACCATCGCCGAGTATTTTCGAGACAAGGGTAAGAATGTATTGCTCATCATGGACTCGCTCACCCGTTACGCAATGGCTCAGCGTGAGATCGCCTTAGCCATCGGCGAGCCTCCCGCAACCAAAGGCTATCCACCCTCAGTGTTCGCCAAACTGCCGATGCTGGTGGAGCGCGCAGGCAACGGCGTGGAGGGTGGCGGCTCGATCACGGCGTTCTATACCGTGCTGACCGAAGGCGACGACCAGCAGGATCCGATCGCTGATAGTGCCCGCGCCATTCTCGACGGTCACGTCGTACTGTCTCGCCGTCTGGCCGAAGAAGGCCATTACCCGGCTATCGACATCGAAGCTTCGATCAGCCGCGCCATGAGCCACTTGGTCAGCCCCGAACATTTTGGCCAAGTGCAGCGCTTCAAGCAGATGTATGCGCATTATCAGCGCAACCATGATCTGATCAGCGTCGGCGCTTACGTCAACGGCAGCGACCCCTTGTTGGATCGCGCCATCGTGTTGCATCCACGCATGGAATCGTTCCTCAAGCAGGGCATGTTCGAGAGCGATCCTTTGGCGCACAGCATGGATCAATTCTCGTCACTCTTGGTTGAAGACTAGGTAACACAGTATGACTAAGCCCTTCACATTGCAACCGTTGGTCAATCTGGCACAACAGCGTAACGAGGCCGCCACCAAGCGGCTCGGCCAGCTCAATCAGCAGCAACAAACGGCGCAAGATAAGCTGGATGCGCTGCTGCTGTATCGCAAGGATTATCAGACCAAGTTTCAAGAGGCTGTAAAGAACGGTATCGAGCCAGCTGAGTTACGCAATTTTCAAGAATTCATCTATCGTTTGGACGAAGCCATCACGCAGCAGCGCCAAGTCACTAGCTACGCCGAGCGCTCAGTACAACACGGACGTGAGGATCTGATGAATGCTCAGGTCAAGATGAAGTCGTTCGACACGTTGGCTCAACGCCATATCGAAGAGGGCAAGCGACTTGAAGCAAAACTTGAACAGAAAGTGCAAGACGAGCATGCTGGCCGTCAGGCCGCTTATCAAAAACCGCACCCAGAAGGGGAATAGCCATGAACGCCGTCCTAGTTTCAGCACCCGCCGCGCAATCACACAAACCGTCCACACGCCCGAACGAGGAGAGCAAGAGCTCGCAACCGTTCGGCGCGGTTCTCTCTGGTCAAATTGCACATCAAGCAAACAAGGAAAGCAGCAAACCGAGCCATACCGATAAGCACGTGGCGCATAAGGAAAAGACCGAATCCAAAGCGAGCGACACCCAAGCGCCTGTCCCTGAAGGTGTGACCACCTTACCCGCAGATATGCTGGCGCAGCTCATCAAACAAGGTAAAGCGACTACCAATTCCGCTAGCGAAAGCGCAACAGCCAGCGGCGAGGCCATGACTGGCATCGCCGAGCAACTTGCCAGTGCCCAAGCAGGAGTCCGCAAAGAAACCAAAGGCACGACTGCTCCCGATTTCGCCGTGAGCGCCACCGAAGTCGGCGAGTCATCAACTATCGCGAAGCAACCTTTCATCGACGACTCTGCCCAGCTGACGGCACGAAAAGACACCGCAGCTGACGCTGGCATCCGCTTCGGCGCTGCACTCGACACAGCCAAGACGGCCATGCCTCTCGAACGTCCATTGCCTGAAATCAGCGCCCCCAACACCCCAGCAGTCACTTCCCAACCCGCCATGCTGAATCTCGCTCAGCAAACAATGGCAGCAGCCCCCACTCAGTTAGCTGTCACTACGCCAGTCGGCCGCAAAGACTGGGGGGATGACTTTGGCCAGAAAATCACTTGGCTGGCGACCAACAATCAGCAAACTGCAGAACTGCACCTGAATCCGCCGCAGTTGGGGCCATTAGATGTCGTCATCAGCGTCAGCGGCGATCAAGCGACCGCCTTCTTCTCCTCGCCACACGCTGCCGTGCGTGATGCCGTGGAGCAGGCCATGCCTAAACTTCGTGAAATGATGGCCGATAACGGCATCACGCTGGGAAACGCCTCGGTGAACGATCAGGCGCGCGACTCGGCGCAGGATGCTTACCAACGCAGCGGAAATGGTCGCACTGACAGCATTTCGGATAACATGGCGACCGGTGCGCAACAGCCAGTGGCTCTTGCCACACCGGTACGTCGTCACAATGGTCTGCTGGACACGTTTGCCTGACTGGGAATAAGCGGGAAATCGTCGCGTTAATCAGATGATCCACCGCGACACACTTTACGATAATGAGAACCATCTAATAGGAGCACGCAATGTCAAAACCCGCGAAACCCGCCGCCGCAGCTGGTGAAGAGAAACCTAAAAGCAAAAAGATGCTGATCATCATCGTCGCGGTTCTAGTGCTGGTGATTGGCGGAGCCGCTGCGTTCTTTCTGATGGGAAGCAGCCATCACGAAGAAGAGGAAGAAGCCACGGTCGAACCAGCTTCCCATCCCGTGTTCGTTTCGATGGAGGCGTTCACTGTCAATCTGCAACGCGAAGAGGGTGACCAATTCCTACAGATCGGCCTGACGCTGAAAGTTATGAATCCCAAGCTGGAAGAAGAGATCAAAGCCAATCTACCTGAGATTCGCAGCAAGTTGCTGCTATTGCTTTCGAGCAAACGCGCTTCAGAAATTTCCACTCCTGAAGGCAAGAGGCAACTTGCCAGCGAGATCGTGGAAGAAACCAATGGTGTGATTGGTGCCGGCGAAAGCCACGAAGAGGCTCCTGCCAAGGGCAAAAAGTCTAAGCACGCTCCTAAGGCTAAAGAAGGCGTTGAAGACGTCCTATTCACCTCATTCATCATCCAGTAACCATCATGGCCAGCGACTTTCTCTCCCAAGACGAAGTTGACTCCCTACTCAGGGGAGTCACGGGGGAGTCTGACGATGACAAAAAGTCGGATGATGCACCGGGCGGGGTGCGCTCCTATAATTTAGCGACACAGGAACGCATCGTGCGTGGGCGGATGCCCACCATGGAAGTCGTGAACGAACGCTTCGCCCGCTTGTTCCGCATCAATCTATTCAACTTCATCCGCCGCACGCCCGAGATCTCGGTCGGTCAAGTGCGAGTGCTAAAGTTCAGCGAGTTCATCCGCAACCTTCCGGTACCGGCTAATTTCAATCTCGTACAAGCTAAACCACTACGGGGTAACGGGCTGATCATTTTCGACCCCAACCTCGTGTTTCAGGTGGTGGACAATATGTTCGGCGGCGATGGGAGCATACACACCCGTGTCGAGGGACGTGAATTCACCCAAACCGAGATGCGCATCATCCAGAAACTGCTGGGCGTGGTGTTCGAGTCCTACGAAAAGTCTTGGGAATCGGTCTATAAACTGAAGTTCGAATTCGTCCGCTCGGAGATGAATCCACAATTCGTCAACATCGCGACACCCAACGAAGTCGTCGTCGCGACCACTTTCGAGGTCGAGTTTGGTGGTTCGGGAGGCCCGATCCACTTTTGCTTCCCCTACGCGATGATTGAACCGATCCGCGAGCTGCTGTACAGCTCGATGCAAGGCGACCATCTCATCGCCGACAAACGCTGGCTACACATGCTGTCCAAGCAGATACAGTCCGCCGATGTTGAGCTCAAAGCCATGCTCGGTCACTCACGCATCACTTTGGGTCAGGTGCTCAAGATGCAAGCCGGTGATGTGATCTCGCTAGAGGTCGATGAATCCATTCAGGCGATGGTAGGTGAGGTGCCGGTGATGGAATGCAAATACGGGGTTTTCAATGGGCAGTACGCCCTGCGGGTAGAGAAAATGCTGACCGGAACAAGTGGTGACAGCAATGGAGAACAATCATGAACGACCAAACTAGCGATCAAATCAGTGCCGATGACTGGGGTGCGGCGATGGCAGAGCAAGCCGCCGTCACGACCACGGATGACTGGGGCTCAGCCATGGCTGAACAAGCGGCCACGACTCAAGCGGCAGGTCTGTCTTCAGCCAAACCACACGTCTTCGAAGAATTCGCTGGCAGCGGCACCGCCGCACCATCGCGCAACGATCTGGACATGATTCTCGACATCCCGGTGCAGCTTACCGTGGAACTCGGTCGCACTAAGATGCCGATCAAGAATCTGTTGCAACTGGCACAAGGCTCAGTGGTCGAGTTGTCGGGCATGGCGGGCGAACCCTTGGACGTACTCATCAACGGCTTCCTCATCGCTCAGGGCGAGGTAGTGGTGGTGAACGACAAGCTGGGCATCCGCCTGACTGACATCATCACGCCGTCGGAACGCTTGCGCCGACTTAATCGCTGACATGCTGCGCCTGCTCACGACCTTCGCCGCGCTCAGCTCTCCGCTCATCGCAGCGGCCGAAACCGCCACTCGCCCAGCCTACGTTCCGCCCGCACCCGCCGCCCTTTCCTCGGGCAGCATCCTGCAAGTGATCTTCAGCCTGTTGCTGGTGCTCGGCGCTATCGTGCTGGTTGGCTGGCTACTCAAGCGCATCAACCTGCCGCAACAAGGTGGCCGCAATTTACTCAAGGTCGTCAGCGGTGTTGCCGTGGGCCAGCGTGAACGCATCGTACTGGTCGAGGTCGGCGACACTTGGCTAGTGGTTGGCGTGGCTCCCGGCTCTGTACGCACATTACACACGCTGCCTAAATCGGCCCTACCCGTCGGCGAAGCCTCCGCACTCGAAGGCGATCAGACCAAGTTCCAGACTTGGCTCAAGCAAGTGATGGAGAAAAAGAATGCGGCTTAGTCGCACACTGTTGTCGGCGCTGCTGCTGTTGGCTGCGCCACTTGCCTACGCCGCCGAAGCTGGCTTGCCTGCCTTGACCAGCACACCGTCAGCCGGTGGCGGCCAGACGTGGACGCTCAGCCTTCAAACGCTGATCCTGATCACCTCGCTGACGTTCTTGCCAGCCATTCTGCTGATGATGACCGGCTTCACTCGCATCATCATCGTGTTGTCGCTATTGCGCTCCGCCCTCGGCACCCAATCTTCGCCGCCGAATCAAGTGCTGGTGGGATTAGCCCTGTTCTTGACCTTCTTCGTCATGTCGCCCGTATTCGAGAAGATCTACACCGACGCATGGGTGCCCTACAGCGAAAGCAAGATCTCGCTGGAACAAGCTTATGATACCGGCAGCGCCCCGCTGAAAGCCTTCATGCTGCGGCAGACACGCGAGTCCGACCTTGCTCTGTTCGTGAAAGTATCCAACAGCGGCCCACTGGAAAGTCCAGAAACCGTGCCGATGAAGATCCTCGTGCCGGCCTACGTCACCAGCGAACTCAAGACCGCGTTCCAAATCGGCTTCGTAGTGTTCATCCCCTTCCTCATCATCGACATGGTGGTCGCCAGCGTGCTGATGTCCATGGGTATGATGATGGTGTCACCCGCCATCATCGCGCTGCCGTTCAAGATCATGCTGTTCGTACTGGCCGATGGCTGGAGTCTGTTGATCGGCTCGCTGGTGCAGAGTTTTTACACCTGAGGTAAGCGGCGATGACCCCAGAAAGTGTAATGACGATAGGTAGGCAGGCGCTGGAACTGACGCTGATGGTGTCCGCCCCACTACTGCTCACCGCACTCATCGTCGGCCTAGTGGTCAGCATCTTCCAAGCCGCCACGCAGATCAACGAAATGACGCTGTCGTTCATTCCCAAGCTAATTGCGATGTTTTTAGTGATGATCATCGCGGGGCCGTGGATGATCGGAATGATGACCGACTACATGAAGCGGCTGTTCGAGAGTATCCCTTGGCTGGTAGGATAAGCCGTGATCTCATTCACCAGCGCGCAACTGAATTTCTGGATTGCCACTTTCGTGTTCCCACTGGCGCGCATCATGGCCTTCATCGCCACTGCGCCCATCCTCAGCAACCGTCAGATTCCCAACCGAGTCAAGATCGGCTTCGGCTTCATCCTAACCGTCGCTATCGCGCCCACGCTGAGCATCCCAACTGACATCGAGCCGGGCACTGCTCAGGGGATATTGGTGCTGTTGATACAGATTCTGGTCGGCGTGGCGATGGGTTTCACCATGCGCCTAGTGTTCACCGCGATCGAAATGGCCGGCGAGATCGCTGGTTTGCAGATCGGCTTGGGCTTCGCCAGCTTCTACGATCCACAGCGCGCCTCATTCACCCCCATCCTGGCGCAATTCCTTGGAGTAATTGCTGCGCTCACCTTCCTGACCATGGACGGCCACCTCTACCTGATCGCCACACTGACCGAAAGCTTCCAAGCTTTCCCGATCTCGGCCACGCCACCGACCGCTAACGCCATGCACACCATCGCGCTGTGGGGCGGCAGCATCTTCGTATTCGCCCTGCAACTATCATTGCCAGTGCTGGGTGCGCTACTCATCACCAATCTGGCGATGGGCATCCTGTCCCGCAGTGCGCCTCAGGTCAACCTATTCGCTATCGGCTTCCCGATCACATTGACGGTCGGCTTCATCATCATCGCGTTGTCGATGTCCTACTTCGCCCCGCTCGTCGATCAATTCACCCATAACGGCATCGACACCATGCTGCGCGTAACACGCCAGATGGGAAAACCTTAAAAAGAGATCAACGGCTCAGTAGGACTTGCAGCACGAACTGTGTGCCAAGATAAGCCAGCAACAGGAAGGAGAAGCCGCCTACAGTCC from Ferriphaselus amnicola includes these protein-coding regions:
- the fliJ gene encoding flagellar export protein FliJ; translation: MTKPFTLQPLVNLAQQRNEAATKRLGQLNQQQQTAQDKLDALLLYRKDYQTKFQEAVKNGIEPAELRNFQEFIYRLDEAITQQRQVTSYAERSVQHGREDLMNAQVKMKSFDTLAQRHIEEGKRLEAKLEQKVQDEHAGRQAAYQKPHPEGE
- a CDS encoding rhodanese-like domain-containing protein: MVGYDGIVAEALQRVREIMPWDLSRMLAAGDRPILLDVREPSEFASLHIPNSINVPRGILEQSCEWDYDETVPELAAGREQEIVVICRSGKRSVLAADTLQRMGYVNVVSLKTGVRGWNDYEQPLQDSEGNAVDADSGDERLAPRLRAEQRKPK
- the fliI gene encoding flagellar protein export ATPase FliI, with amino-acid sequence MAGNVSPHTRHWLNCLQDSREVVTQCKPLQLSGRLTKVTGMVMEAVGLRMPVGSTCAIELPSNRIEAEVVGFSGDRLFLMPENDVQGLVPGARVVPIEPSAIITYAIKRPKLRRRASDLARHLPVGKMLLGRVVDGAGRPLDSLGPLLEEESAALQSRPINPLDRAPIKDALDVGVRAINSLLTVGRGQRMGLFAGSGVGKSVLLGMMARYTSADVIVVGLIGERGREVKEFITDILGKEGLKRSVVVAAPADTSPLLRMQGAAYATTIAEYFRDKGKNVLLIMDSLTRYAMAQREIALAIGEPPATKGYPPSVFAKLPMLVERAGNGVEGGGSITAFYTVLTEGDDQQDPIADSARAILDGHVVLSRRLAEEGHYPAIDIEASISRAMSHLVSPEHFGQVQRFKQMYAHYQRNHDLISVGAYVNGSDPLLDRAIVLHPRMESFLKQGMFESDPLAHSMDQFSSLLVED
- the fliL gene encoding flagellar basal body-associated protein FliL, giving the protein MSKPAKPAAAAGEEKPKSKKMLIIIVAVLVLVIGGAAAFFLMGSSHHEEEEEATVEPASHPVFVSMEAFTVNLQREEGDQFLQIGLTLKVMNPKLEEEIKANLPEIRSKLLLLLSSKRASEISTPEGKRQLASEIVEETNGVIGAGESHEEAPAKGKKSKHAPKAKEGVEDVLFTSFIIQ
- the fliF gene encoding flagellar basal-body MS-ring/collar protein FliF, whose amino-acid sequence is MADTDNNTATPGSPLTQALGRLSGSQKIGLMVAIAAIIAIVAGSVMWGQTPEYRVLYSNLSDRDGGAIIESLQQMNVPYKFTEGGGAVLVPANMVHEARLKLASQGLPKGGNVGFELMENQKFGTSQFLEQVNYQRALEGELARSVQTLASVQSARVHLAIPKPTVFVKDQQKPSASVILSLNAGRALDAGQVSAIVHLISSSVPEMSAKSVTLVDQNGTLLSAMRESGTEVLDASQLKYLRQIEQDYVKRIQDIIIPLVGANNVRAQVTADLDFSQSEQTAESYGPNQPPNQAAVRSQQSTESVNTSGGPSGVPGALSNQPPVPATAPIVNPASAVAGNSATNNTHKEATTNFEVDRTIRHTKLPVGAIKRISVAVVVNHRTVTDKKGNPSTQPLSDEEKAQITALVKEAMGYDAKRGDSLEVINSAFNDDKEVLPDVPFWKQPGMLDLAKELLKYLLIAGVMLALIFMVIRPAFKNLAPPPPPEPAEGDEEGEGGTGEGNAGEEGQGGHGGHGATGGEGGSGEAGFSRGTPSYENQIQAVKQLAQQDPKIVATVVKEWVNGNE
- a CDS encoding flagellar hook-length control protein FliK; its protein translation is MNAVLVSAPAAQSHKPSTRPNEESKSSQPFGAVLSGQIAHQANKESSKPSHTDKHVAHKEKTESKASDTQAPVPEGVTTLPADMLAQLIKQGKATTNSASESATASGEAMTGIAEQLASAQAGVRKETKGTTAPDFAVSATEVGESSTIAKQPFIDDSAQLTARKDTAADAGIRFGAALDTAKTAMPLERPLPEISAPNTPAVTSQPAMLNLAQQTMAAAPTQLAVTTPVGRKDWGDDFGQKITWLATNNQQTAELHLNPPQLGPLDVVISVSGDQATAFFSSPHAAVRDAVEQAMPKLREMMADNGITLGNASVNDQARDSAQDAYQRSGNGRTDSISDNMATGAQQPVALATPVRRHNGLLDTFA
- the fliG gene encoding flagellar motor switch protein FliG codes for the protein MSNDGATKSAILLMTMGETEAAEVLKFLGPKEVQKISAEMVNLKNLTHEQIAAVYEEFMTIAATKTTIGMDSNDYIRSMLVKALGDEKAAGILDRIMQNSDTAGIESLKWMDAPSIVELIGNEHPQIIATILVHLEPDQASSVLALLTERTRGDVMLRIATLDGVQPAALRELNDVLSKLMTTGGAGKKSIKGGVRTAAEILNYLGATLEGQVLDTVRGHDPDLAQKIQDEMFVFENLLEVDDRGIQLILREVQSETLIVALKGASEEMRTKIFKNMSSRAAEMMKEDLESKGPVKLSEVEANQKEILKIVRRLSEEGQIALGGKGDEAYV
- the fliE gene encoding flagellar hook-basal body complex protein FliE, whose protein sequence is MNVSGVDNLLAQMRTIMAQSQNGVGSSQSVGGAGQVNFASALKAQLDGVSSRQHVSEDMQKAFVLGDDKVSLSDTMIAMQKASVAFQTTVQVRNKVVAAYNDIMNMQV
- a CDS encoding flagellar assembly protein FliH → MSNERLTAWQRWELPSFDVPKPVVEPDSVPVVLPTASELEDIHQQSRNEGYQAGHAEGYQAGHAEGLQRAAEDAEKLGNLMTTLEISLREADQALAQEVLDLALEVARQMLHQALTVQPELILGVIREAINTLPHFGQTAHLVLCPADAELVRTQMGDQLSHLGWKITEDTRIERGSCRVDTAQSQIDAGLDTRWRRIVSSLGSDSTWLET